A genomic segment from Polyangium mundeleinium encodes:
- a CDS encoding tetratricopeptide repeat protein, translating into MAAIEQLAEGVSTVDELLAEPLLEPDPEREDWAQARPRVVFVRDAVERDVLSQLDDALFAADDELAPRIKGRVAALLGEVAGLKAASGDLDGARRLLGKATPLAQAPEARAELEAAAEELPVFARLTHARWLQRAGHFKRADRAVAQGRRHVKSRALRDALREVERSPRPLERAPTLFTLNGIGFRLYGERDRWPDGSYVATYCFCVVFIPIVPVAAYRVRQVSTMSYQFLAKEPLGPIAKVWRGVALLGTLGVAASVALSNYLDSPARKASVALAEAREAEAKGDAEGALSQYRLVLGTYPDEVDVDEVAASIVRLVTAEGVHEPATVASLEAIGRVMNAFNELPADARDGKAAVLLAERLSAFADQIGEDTPEKAAAVLTVLDMAARVAEGRAEATAIVERRARLRKNLADGMAGSRPIGALRHYVALGDAASIEAAKKILDGFGPAPSLWIEAETEATTWAEQAAKQGQADAAADVKKRLEEARKQLAEDRAILEANDEVALVVALTQRRDHQELAVGMAAGQRSRGDTKAALKLLGRLGPPGRLTALAQQALADTHAEAGDLDKADGILTALVNERLSDFQEAQRAFRAASLKVESRITAELRSGNVPSDLRSKLQSATEAQGKELIQAYVAEQYRKDPTLASLQDEFLRHEAVIPATISLGMIKLRRASTTTGDTQRALLEQAERAFLALRGEAAGDPLYHLGLGQVYHRLGRAADGDAELEGLLQKKDATLSIRVASAYRELGLEPKARQVVEAVYNDTSVAPDKRYLAASLRANLSTSFEDREKWLGLADPNSPFVKAQLLQVKGTRAVSQGKLAEADRAFAEEAAFHEKDAARDASAANNAAIAHTGRYQATGDVAHLRAAVKGFETAVRLNGDSALVLGHLADALAHLAIVTVLDRWVDTRALRLDPSDAWKLAWAMLEGPLRAEILAALEKDPNQHRALSVSRTEQILAPQKASAYRRELDWLSLRADGKGLGELSARLQALPPFDAQNAAAARAAWLAGEQDAELDKATKREAEVWRSRIPELEKARKAPTAAAAWFTLGDLFWLRTMVDSSAENLDEMAKAYRRAHELWPEGIPPRSFSDGLTAVAIGKARAVSPALAKAWETERRQFSTLLVAYRASLGPDAAEVLAALRKQPELAEAATLRRGKLDGRPRLADWMLARLAGDAELEQEAEKVFDRDVVRQRAEIDVRMYPGQPEGPFEVGLMRSRGKTP; encoded by the coding sequence ATGGCCGCGATCGAACAACTCGCAGAGGGCGTCAGCACGGTCGACGAGCTCCTCGCCGAGCCGCTCCTGGAGCCGGATCCCGAACGTGAAGATTGGGCGCAAGCGCGCCCGCGTGTCGTGTTCGTCCGTGATGCGGTGGAGCGGGACGTGCTCTCGCAGCTCGACGACGCGCTCTTCGCCGCCGACGACGAGCTCGCCCCGCGCATCAAAGGCCGCGTGGCCGCCCTGCTCGGCGAGGTCGCGGGCCTGAAAGCCGCGAGCGGCGATCTGGACGGGGCGCGGCGCCTGCTCGGCAAGGCCACCCCGCTCGCGCAGGCGCCCGAGGCGCGGGCCGAGCTCGAAGCGGCCGCGGAGGAGCTTCCGGTCTTCGCTCGGCTCACGCATGCGCGGTGGCTCCAGCGGGCCGGCCATTTCAAGCGGGCCGATCGCGCCGTCGCGCAGGGCCGCCGGCACGTGAAGAGCCGCGCGCTGCGTGACGCCCTCCGCGAGGTCGAGCGTTCGCCGCGCCCACTCGAACGCGCGCCCACGCTCTTCACGCTGAACGGCATCGGCTTCCGGCTTTACGGCGAGCGCGACCGCTGGCCCGACGGGTCGTACGTCGCGACCTACTGCTTTTGCGTGGTGTTCATCCCGATCGTGCCCGTCGCGGCCTACCGCGTCCGGCAGGTGAGCACGATGAGCTACCAGTTCCTCGCGAAAGAGCCACTCGGGCCGATCGCGAAGGTTTGGCGCGGCGTCGCCCTGCTCGGCACGCTCGGCGTGGCGGCCTCGGTGGCCCTTTCGAATTACCTCGACTCGCCCGCGCGCAAGGCGTCCGTCGCGCTCGCGGAGGCGCGCGAGGCCGAGGCGAAGGGGGATGCCGAGGGCGCGCTCTCGCAGTATCGGCTCGTGCTCGGGACCTATCCCGACGAGGTCGACGTGGACGAGGTCGCCGCATCGATCGTGCGCCTCGTGACCGCGGAAGGCGTGCACGAGCCTGCGACGGTGGCGTCGCTCGAAGCGATCGGCCGGGTGATGAACGCCTTCAACGAGCTGCCGGCCGACGCGAGGGACGGCAAGGCCGCGGTCTTGCTCGCGGAGCGGCTCTCGGCGTTCGCCGATCAAATCGGCGAGGATACGCCGGAGAAGGCGGCCGCGGTGCTCACCGTGCTCGACATGGCCGCGCGCGTGGCCGAGGGTCGCGCGGAGGCGACGGCGATCGTGGAGCGGCGCGCGCGTCTCCGGAAAAACCTCGCCGACGGAATGGCGGGGAGCCGTCCGATCGGCGCCCTGCGCCATTACGTGGCGCTCGGGGATGCGGCATCGATCGAGGCGGCGAAGAAGATCCTCGATGGCTTCGGGCCCGCGCCGTCGCTATGGATCGAGGCCGAGACCGAAGCCACGACGTGGGCGGAGCAGGCCGCGAAGCAAGGCCAGGCGGACGCCGCAGCCGACGTGAAGAAGCGCCTCGAAGAAGCGCGGAAGCAGCTCGCGGAGGATCGGGCGATCCTCGAAGCAAACGACGAAGTGGCGCTCGTGGTGGCGCTCACGCAGCGACGGGACCATCAGGAGCTCGCGGTGGGGATGGCCGCGGGGCAGCGGAGCCGCGGCGATACGAAGGCTGCATTGAAGCTGCTCGGCAGGCTCGGTCCGCCCGGCCGACTCACGGCGCTGGCGCAGCAGGCGCTCGCCGATACGCACGCCGAGGCGGGGGACCTCGACAAGGCCGACGGGATCCTCACGGCCCTCGTGAACGAGCGCCTCTCCGACTTCCAGGAAGCGCAACGCGCGTTCCGCGCGGCGAGCTTGAAGGTCGAGAGCCGCATCACGGCCGAGCTGCGCTCCGGAAACGTCCCGAGCGACCTCCGCTCGAAGCTCCAGAGCGCGACGGAGGCGCAGGGGAAAGAGCTCATCCAGGCCTATGTCGCCGAGCAATACCGCAAGGACCCCACGCTCGCGTCGCTGCAGGACGAGTTCCTGCGGCACGAGGCGGTGATCCCCGCGACCATCTCGCTCGGCATGATCAAGCTCCGGCGAGCTTCGACGACGACGGGTGACACGCAGCGGGCGCTGCTCGAACAGGCGGAGCGCGCGTTCCTCGCGCTGCGCGGCGAGGCGGCGGGGGATCCGCTGTATCACCTCGGCCTCGGGCAGGTGTATCACCGGCTCGGGCGGGCCGCGGACGGCGACGCGGAGCTCGAAGGGCTCCTCCAGAAAAAGGACGCGACCCTGTCCATTCGCGTCGCGAGCGCCTATCGCGAGCTCGGCCTGGAGCCCAAAGCGCGGCAGGTGGTGGAGGCCGTGTACAACGACACCAGCGTGGCTCCGGACAAACGCTACCTGGCGGCCTCGCTCCGCGCGAACCTGTCGACGAGCTTCGAAGACCGCGAGAAGTGGCTTGGCCTCGCCGATCCGAACTCGCCCTTCGTCAAGGCGCAGCTCCTGCAGGTGAAGGGCACGCGGGCGGTTTCGCAGGGCAAACTCGCGGAGGCCGATCGGGCGTTCGCCGAGGAAGCGGCCTTCCACGAGAAGGACGCGGCGCGGGACGCGTCGGCGGCGAACAACGCGGCCATCGCGCACACAGGGCGTTACCAGGCGACGGGCGACGTCGCCCACCTGCGCGCGGCCGTGAAGGGCTTCGAGACCGCGGTGCGGCTCAACGGCGACAGCGCGCTCGTGCTCGGTCACCTGGCAGACGCGCTCGCTCACCTGGCGATCGTGACCGTGCTCGATCGATGGGTGGACACGCGGGCCTTGCGGCTCGATCCGAGCGACGCGTGGAAGCTCGCGTGGGCGATGCTCGAAGGGCCGCTCCGCGCGGAGATCCTCGCGGCGCTGGAGAAGGACCCGAACCAGCACCGCGCGCTTTCGGTCTCGCGAACGGAGCAGATCCTCGCGCCGCAGAAGGCATCGGCGTATCGTCGCGAGCTCGATTGGCTCAGCCTGCGCGCGGACGGCAAGGGCCTCGGGGAGCTCTCGGCGCGGCTTCAGGCGCTCCCGCCGTTCGATGCGCAAAACGCGGCGGCGGCGCGGGCGGCGTGGCTCGCGGGGGAGCAAGACGCAGAACTCGACAAGGCCACGAAGCGCGAGGCCGAGGTCTGGCGTAGCCGCATCCCGGAGCTGGAAAAAGCCCGAAAGGCGCCCACGGCGGCGGCGGCGTGGTTCACGCTCGGGGATCTCTTTTGGTTGCGGACGATGGTCGACAGCTCCGCGGAGAACCTCGACGAGATGGCGAAGGCCTACCGGCGCGCGCACGAGCTCTGGCCCGAGGGCATCCCGCCGCGATCGTTCAGCGACGGCCTCACCGCCGTGGCGATTGGCAAGGCGCGGGCCGTCTCCCCTGCCCTCGCGAAGGCGTGGGAGACCGAGCGCCGGCAGTTCTCGACCCTGCTGGTCGCCTACCGCGCGAGCCTCGGACCGGACGCCGCGGAGGTGCTCGCGGCGCTGCGCAAACAGCCCGAGCTCGCCGAGGCGGCGACGCTGCGACGAGGCAAGCTCGACGGGCGGCCGAGGCTCGCGGACTGGATGCTCGCGCGCCTCGCAGGCGACGCGGAGCTCGAACAAGAAGCCGAGAAGGTGTTCGATAGGGACGTGGTGCGCCAGAGGGCGGAGATCGATGTGCGCATGTATCCCGGGCAGCCGGAGGGGCCATTCGAGGTCGGTTTGATGCGCTCGCGGGGGAAGACGCCCTAG